In Bacillus sp. Cs-700, one genomic interval encodes:
- a CDS encoding DUF3100 domain-containing protein, translating to MSVTELKGIWKDWRLHLLVLVIVALTEWIGVFQFTVGPGVILLLPMLYAMLIGLGLFFTPVIKKAQALNAEPLIVLGVTLLIAKIGVIIGPSLPKLIEAGPALLLQEFGNLGTIFIALPIAVLLGLKRESIGMTHSVAREPNVGLIVDKYGFNSPEGRGVMAIYIFGTVFGAVFMGVISGFLATITPLHPLSFAMASGIGSGSMMAAASGSLVAAFPAFSDDIIAFAGASNLLSLSTGLYMSIFIGLPLTEKMYQIMTREKTSQPGVRKGA from the coding sequence ATAAGCGTGACAGAACTCAAGGGAATTTGGAAGGATTGGCGACTACATTTACTTGTATTAGTTATTGTAGCGTTAACGGAGTGGATCGGCGTTTTTCAGTTTACGGTTGGGCCGGGAGTAATCCTGCTGTTACCGATGCTATATGCGATGCTCATTGGACTTGGTTTGTTTTTTACCCCAGTGATTAAAAAAGCACAAGCGCTAAATGCTGAACCGCTTATTGTGTTAGGTGTGACCTTGCTTATTGCGAAAATAGGGGTGATTATTGGTCCTTCACTACCAAAGTTAATTGAAGCGGGTCCGGCCTTGCTACTCCAGGAATTCGGAAATTTAGGCACGATTTTCATTGCTCTTCCGATCGCTGTTTTACTTGGATTGAAAAGAGAAAGTATTGGTATGACACATTCTGTAGCACGAGAGCCAAACGTTGGGTTGATTGTTGATAAATATGGTTTCAATTCACCTGAAGGACGAGGCGTAATGGCGATTTATATTTTTGGTACAGTATTTGGGGCGGTGTTTATGGGCGTTATCTCCGGATTCCTTGCAACGATTACACCACTACATCCGCTTTCATTTGCGATGGCGTCTGGGATAGGAAGTGGAAGTATGATGGCGGCTGCAAGTGGCTCGCTCGTTGCTGCTTTTCCTGCGTTTTCCGATGATATTATCGCATTTGCAGGCGCGAGCAATTTGCTGTCGTTATCAACAGGATTATACATGAGTATTTTTATTGGTCTTCCACTAACAGAAAAGATGTATCAAATCATGACCAGAGAAAAAACGTCCCAACCAGGCGTGAGGAAAGGAGCTTAA
- a CDS encoding dicarboxylate/amino acid:cation symporter translates to MKKILRGYLNASLIIKITVALVLGIAVGLIFGENAAVLAPFGDLLIKLLSFLIIPLILFTLIVGVNQTKLSNLGRMGGKVFLYYVLTSALAIIVGLTVANLFNPGTGLSIDPDQSFDVPDNPGIVSVLLNIVPSNIVTAFSEMNLLGIIFTAFAFGIAIAALRNSEEHGALGEHLYKVVEGLNEATFKIMNVILQYVPIGIFAIIAKTIGNQGLDTILSLGNMIAVLYIALIVQIGIYVLFLLLFKVSPKEFFRHANKPMITAFVTQSSSGTLPLTMNAAKGLGISKSLYSFSLPLGATINMDGAAIRIAISAVFAANVVGSPLSFTDMVMVVIVGTLASIGTAGVPGAGIVMIATVFAQVGLPMETVALLTAVDALVGMGATGLNVTGDLVGASIINRKKDQ, encoded by the coding sequence ATGAAGAAGATCTTAAGGGGCTATTTAAACGCTTCGTTAATTATAAAAATTACGGTTGCACTTGTGCTCGGAATTGCCGTAGGACTCATATTTGGTGAAAATGCAGCAGTTCTTGCACCATTTGGAGACTTATTAATTAAATTGCTATCGTTTCTTATCATTCCACTTATTCTATTTACATTAATCGTTGGTGTCAATCAAACGAAACTAAGTAACCTTGGTCGCATGGGCGGAAAGGTGTTTCTCTATTACGTCTTAACATCTGCACTAGCGATTATTGTTGGGTTAACCGTAGCGAACTTGTTTAATCCAGGTACGGGTTTATCGATAGATCCAGATCAATCGTTTGATGTACCGGACAATCCAGGTATCGTCAGCGTGCTGTTAAACATTGTGCCATCAAACATTGTTACGGCATTCAGCGAAATGAATCTCCTTGGGATTATCTTTACTGCCTTTGCTTTTGGGATCGCCATTGCTGCGTTACGGAACTCGGAAGAACATGGGGCGCTTGGTGAACACCTTTATAAAGTGGTTGAAGGCTTAAATGAAGCCACATTTAAAATCATGAACGTTATTCTGCAATATGTTCCCATCGGGATCTTTGCAATCATTGCGAAGACAATTGGTAATCAGGGGTTGGATACAATTCTCTCGCTCGGAAATATGATCGCCGTTCTCTATATTGCATTGATTGTACAAATCGGTATCTACGTTCTGTTCTTACTGTTGTTTAAAGTAAGTCCGAAAGAGTTCTTTCGTCATGCAAATAAGCCGATGATTACGGCTTTCGTGACGCAAAGTAGCTCTGGAACCTTGCCGCTTACGATGAATGCGGCCAAGGGATTAGGCATTTCGAAAAGTCTTTATAGCTTTAGCTTGCCACTTGGCGCAACGATTAATATGGACGGAGCGGCTATTCGAATTGCGATTTCTGCAGTCTTTGCGGCGAACGTTGTTGGCTCACCGCTTAGTTTTACAGATATGGTGATGGTCGTGATTGTTGGTACACTTGCATCAATTGGTACAGCAGGCGTTCCGGGTGCAGGTATTGTGATGATTGCAACCGTGTTTGCACAAGTTGGATTACCAATGGAAACTGTTGCATTATTAACAGCCGTGGATGCTTTAGTTGGAATGGGGGCCACTGGCCTTAATGTAACGGGGGATCTAGTTGGCGCGAGCATTATTAATCGAAAAAAAGACCAGTAA
- a CDS encoding class D sortase: protein MNKLYSLLMCAGIVIAGYYGYEWWQGTQGVEEVSAEETKKWGSEKASEVTTEESVKIQEVLMSDQIKQFDVGQEVGRLVIPTIEKGFTTYWGTDDDTLSQGVGMYVSQFTTTPDHKRHTVLSGHRDTVFTGLQDVKKGDAVFLEYDGKRYEYAVVSMKVVDADDRTVIVDKKEATLTLTTCYPFDFIGSAPERYVIESEFVHVSDI from the coding sequence ATGAACAAATTATATTCTTTGCTCATGTGTGCAGGCATTGTGATAGCGGGCTACTATGGGTATGAATGGTGGCAGGGTACACAAGGAGTAGAAGAGGTTTCTGCTGAAGAAACAAAGAAGTGGGGGAGTGAGAAAGCATCTGAGGTTACAACGGAAGAGAGCGTGAAAATTCAAGAGGTTTTAATGAGTGACCAAATTAAGCAGTTTGATGTTGGACAAGAAGTAGGGAGGTTAGTCATCCCTACGATTGAGAAAGGGTTTACGACCTATTGGGGAACAGATGATGATACATTAAGTCAGGGAGTTGGCATGTATGTAAGTCAATTTACCACCACACCAGATCATAAGCGCCACACCGTTCTAAGCGGTCATCGCGATACGGTTTTTACTGGTCTACAAGACGTAAAAAAGGGGGATGCCGTCTTTCTTGAATATGACGGGAAACGGTATGAATATGCTGTGGTAAGTATGAAGGTGGTAGATGCGGATGATCGAACGGTCATTGTCGATAAAAAGGAAGCGACCTTAACGTTAACCACGTGCTATCCATTTGATTTTATCGGAAGTGCGCCCGAACGTTATGTCATTGAATCTGAATTCGTTCATGTGTCAGATATATAA
- a CDS encoding DUF6612 family protein, whose translation MLKKLVPLSVAAVVFVGAPFHTSAKEMTATDILKQSSEAMTEVESYSTKTKMEQSMPLEGETVMISSESEADITLKPFAMHQVVTTKSPEEGEISLESYWTEEGFYQEDPEKGWIKMPEELTKGLEELQSMSSVEAQMTQAEELGKEMSVEETDDGFVLTYEGDGKTLMEASMKMFQESMSGEEGSGSMKGLMEQMTVNDVTYKVTVDKDSYYMKHLTMDLDMDMKIEDESMNMKQSMEMSINNFNQVDTITVPAKVIDSAKPLDGMEEGGKMPETATANPMLAMAGVALAVGAGGLLLYRRRSVSC comes from the coding sequence ATGTTAAAGAAGTTAGTCCCTCTATCGGTAGCAGCAGTTGTTTTTGTAGGAGCTCCGTTTCACACATCAGCAAAGGAAATGACTGCAACTGACATTTTAAAGCAGTCAAGTGAAGCGATGACGGAGGTTGAGAGCTATTCTACAAAAACAAAGATGGAACAGTCGATGCCTCTTGAAGGAGAAACAGTGATGATCTCCAGCGAATCCGAAGCAGACATTACGTTAAAGCCTTTTGCGATGCATCAGGTCGTCACAACAAAATCACCTGAAGAAGGCGAAATTTCTCTAGAATCTTATTGGACAGAGGAAGGCTTTTATCAAGAAGATCCGGAGAAAGGCTGGATTAAGATGCCTGAAGAACTCACAAAGGGCTTAGAGGAACTCCAAAGTATGTCTTCGGTTGAAGCACAAATGACTCAAGCTGAAGAACTTGGCAAAGAGATGAGCGTTGAAGAGACGGATGATGGTTTTGTGTTAACGTACGAAGGGGACGGCAAAACGTTAATGGAAGCATCCATGAAGATGTTCCAAGAGAGCATGTCAGGTGAAGAAGGTTCCGGATCGATGAAAGGTCTTATGGAGCAAATGACGGTTAATGACGTTACCTATAAAGTAACAGTTGATAAAGATTCGTATTACATGAAGCATTTAACGATGGATCTTGATATGGATATGAAGATAGAAGACGAAAGCATGAACATGAAACAATCGATGGAAATGTCGATCAACAACTTTAATCAAGTTGATACGATTACTGTTCCGGCTAAGGTAATTGATTCAGCTAAACCATTGGATGGAATGGAAGAGGGCGGCAAAATGCCTGAAACAGCTACAGCCAATCCAATGCTTGCTATGGCTGGAGTAGCGTTGGCGGTAGGTGCAGGTGGTTTACTTCTTTATAGAAGACGTTCTGTTAGCTGTTAA
- a CDS encoding BglG family transcription antiterminator, whose product MSLDERSTFLLTKLVNATELLTVDHVIDQLGISKRTVHYDLQKINDWLDENKLPIIQTKQGLGYYLSEETKQTVPKLMKELKEWQYHYSQPERITLIGVELLTNDKPIFMKNFMERTQVSRGTVAKDLKLVKKVLNEEALALQFERSTGYRVEGKEENKRRILSRFLSEVLTNGQLTEMTNFLYPLLKNGDEHTYSHLIPMKQIIMNAEPILKVELTDDTIHVLAIQLVVLLQRLKGEHRIQLDPDEKHALSSTREFEAAKSMAKELETQFKLSLSLDEIGFITMHLLGSRINYSEVGTVGSLESNKLRKVVTEIVNEFQVYACVLFEQRDELEEALFLHLKPTYYRLKYHVPITNELTDSVKQEYPDVFSITKRAVWPIELMMSQKLPDDELAYLAMHFGAWMQKEELPEVTFGKAIIVCEKGIGTSNILRGQLEKLLTNVEIIGTVSRRQFLQNHYDVDYVFSTSPMEHETLPILTVNPILTQQGKEKILHWMEEVQTTPIEESGPTPDVIVEIMKKHGTITNEKELRNELQQLFAPSPTTLSIERFERPMLNDLLHEETIQFATDTPDWKEAIKTAAMPLLATEQITSSYIDAMIKNVEDLGPYVVIAPGIAIPHARPEEGVNTVGMSLLRLDQEVPFSSKEKHQVKLLIVLAAVDNETHLKALAQLSDLLSEEENLDMIYRAEEKEEIIKLVSKYSN is encoded by the coding sequence ATGTCACTTGATGAAAGAAGCACATTTCTATTAACGAAACTCGTGAATGCAACGGAGTTACTTACGGTTGATCATGTCATCGACCAGCTCGGGATATCAAAACGAACCGTTCATTATGATCTACAAAAAATTAACGATTGGCTCGATGAGAACAAACTACCCATTATCCAAACGAAACAAGGATTAGGTTACTATCTCTCAGAAGAGACCAAACAAACCGTTCCTAAATTGATGAAAGAACTAAAAGAATGGCAGTATCACTATTCGCAACCAGAACGTATCACCTTAATCGGCGTGGAGCTTTTAACAAATGATAAGCCGATCTTTATGAAGAATTTTATGGAACGCACTCAAGTGAGTCGCGGCACAGTCGCTAAGGATTTAAAGCTCGTTAAGAAAGTCTTGAACGAGGAAGCATTAGCGTTACAGTTTGAACGATCAACAGGCTATCGTGTGGAAGGGAAAGAGGAAAACAAGCGGAGAATATTGAGTCGTTTTCTGTCCGAGGTTCTCACCAATGGACAATTAACAGAAATGACGAATTTTCTTTATCCGCTCTTAAAGAATGGTGATGAACACACCTATTCACACCTCATACCGATGAAGCAAATCATTATGAATGCGGAACCAATTCTAAAAGTAGAGTTAACAGATGATACAATCCATGTTCTAGCCATTCAGCTTGTCGTTCTTCTTCAACGTTTGAAAGGCGAACATCGGATACAGCTCGATCCAGATGAAAAACACGCTCTTTCTTCAACGAGAGAGTTTGAAGCGGCAAAGAGCATGGCAAAAGAATTAGAAACTCAATTTAAACTTTCCTTATCACTGGATGAGATAGGCTTTATCACCATGCACCTTCTTGGCTCAAGGATTAATTATTCTGAAGTAGGCACGGTAGGTAGTCTTGAAAGTAATAAACTTAGAAAAGTTGTTACTGAGATCGTGAATGAATTTCAAGTATACGCTTGTGTTCTATTCGAACAGCGCGATGAACTAGAAGAAGCTCTTTTTCTTCATCTTAAACCAACGTACTACCGGTTAAAATATCATGTACCTATTACAAACGAACTAACAGATTCGGTTAAACAGGAATATCCAGATGTTTTTTCAATTACGAAACGAGCGGTTTGGCCGATTGAATTAATGATGTCTCAAAAGCTCCCTGATGATGAATTAGCTTATCTCGCCATGCACTTTGGAGCTTGGATGCAGAAAGAAGAGCTTCCAGAAGTAACATTTGGTAAAGCGATTATCGTTTGTGAAAAAGGAATTGGCACATCAAATATTTTAAGAGGACAGCTTGAGAAGCTTCTCACAAATGTAGAAATCATCGGGACAGTTTCAAGGAGGCAATTTCTACAAAATCACTACGACGTAGATTATGTCTTCTCTACATCACCTATGGAGCATGAGACGTTACCCATTTTAACGGTTAACCCGATTTTGACACAGCAGGGAAAAGAGAAAATCCTCCATTGGATGGAGGAGGTTCAAACTACTCCAATTGAAGAGAGTGGCCCTACCCCTGATGTGATCGTTGAAATTATGAAAAAACACGGCACGATTACGAATGAGAAAGAACTAAGAAATGAATTACAGCAGTTATTCGCGCCATCACCAACCACCTTATCAATAGAAAGGTTTGAACGACCTATGTTAAATGACTTATTACATGAAGAAACAATTCAATTTGCTACAGATACACCAGATTGGAAAGAGGCGATCAAAACAGCAGCCATGCCGCTTCTTGCAACTGAGCAAATCACCTCTTCATATATCGATGCTATGATCAAAAATGTAGAAGATTTGGGACCTTATGTCGTGATAGCTCCAGGTATCGCTATTCCTCATGCCCGTCCAGAAGAAGGTGTGAATACGGTTGGGATGAGCTTGCTTCGATTAGATCAAGAAGTTCCTTTTTCATCTAAAGAAAAGCACCAGGTAAAGTTGTTAATTGTTCTTGCTGCAGTTGATAACGAAACGCATTTAAAAGCTCTTGCTCAACTATCGGATCTTCTATCAGAAGAAGAAAATCTCGATATGATTTATCGTGCAGAGGAAAAAGAAGAAATTATTAAACTCGTATCAAAATACTCAAATTAA
- a CDS encoding PTS sugar transporter subunit IIB — MKKILVVCGNGLGSSFIVEMNVKSILNELGIEAEVDHTDLTTSKSENADYFLGSTEIVENLEDGKRNVIKLNNLMDKKELRTAIEANLKGA, encoded by the coding sequence ATGAAAAAAATTCTTGTTGTATGTGGAAATGGTCTAGGAAGCAGCTTTATCGTAGAAATGAACGTGAAAAGTATTCTAAACGAGCTTGGGATTGAAGCTGAGGTTGATCATACCGATCTTACAACTAGTAAATCTGAGAACGCTGATTACTTCTTAGGCTCAACTGAGATTGTTGAAAATCTAGAAGACGGCAAACGAAATGTGATAAAGCTAAATAATTTAATGGATAAAAAGGAACTAAGGACGGCGATTGAAGCAAACTTGAAAGGGGCATAA
- a CDS encoding PTS ascorbate transporter subunit IIC, with product MVDLIMKDILGTPAILVGLFALIGLLLQKKDVANVISGTLKTIMGFVILGAGAGVLVASLDNFSSMFDHAFEIQGIIPNNEAIVALAQDAFGAETAMIMLFGMVANILLARITPFKYIFLTGHHTMFMACLIAVILSTGGFSGATMIITGSLILGSLMVLLPALLQPYTRKITGSDDFAIGHFGSFGYLIAAAVGKAVGKNSKSTEEIKVPKSFNFLRDTSVSVSLTMAILFFVVALFTGPTFIETELSGGTNFLVFSFMQALTFAAGVYIILAGVRMLLSEIVPAFKGIADKVVPNAIPALDAPSVFPFANNAVIIGFFFSFVAGLLSMFLLPILGLKVIVPGLVPHFFTGAAAGVFGNATGGRKGAVFGSMANGVIISFLPALLLPVLGSLGFQGTTFGDSDFGVVGLLLGGLIELLSSNVLFLIIVAALLIAVFVGATLIKRSLAKNNLEEKHDAI from the coding sequence ATGGTCGATCTCATAATGAAAGACATTCTTGGTACACCAGCGATCCTTGTGGGGTTATTTGCCCTTATCGGCCTCCTTCTTCAAAAGAAGGACGTCGCAAACGTCATATCAGGTACATTAAAAACGATTATGGGATTTGTTATTCTGGGGGCAGGCGCAGGTGTACTAGTCGCCTCCCTTGATAACTTCAGTAGCATGTTTGATCACGCATTTGAAATTCAAGGAATCATTCCGAACAATGAAGCGATTGTTGCGTTAGCACAGGATGCATTTGGTGCAGAAACTGCGATGATTATGCTTTTCGGAATGGTAGCCAACATCCTACTAGCACGCATCACGCCTTTTAAGTACATTTTCTTAACAGGTCATCACACGATGTTCATGGCATGTCTGATTGCTGTTATTCTTTCAACTGGTGGCTTTAGCGGCGCAACAATGATCATCACTGGTTCACTTATTCTTGGATCTCTGATGGTTCTATTACCTGCTCTATTGCAACCTTACACAAGAAAAATCACGGGTAGTGATGACTTTGCGATCGGACACTTTGGCTCCTTCGGTTATTTAATCGCCGCTGCGGTTGGAAAAGCAGTTGGGAAAAACTCTAAATCGACTGAAGAAATTAAAGTACCGAAGTCATTCAACTTTCTTCGAGACACATCTGTATCTGTCTCACTTACAATGGCAATTCTTTTCTTTGTAGTCGCTCTTTTCACTGGCCCAACCTTTATTGAAACAGAGCTAAGCGGTGGGACAAACTTCCTGGTCTTTTCATTTATGCAAGCGTTAACGTTTGCGGCTGGTGTCTACATCATTTTGGCAGGGGTGAGAATGCTCCTATCTGAAATCGTTCCCGCTTTTAAAGGAATTGCAGATAAAGTTGTACCAAATGCAATTCCAGCACTTGATGCTCCATCTGTGTTCCCATTCGCAAACAATGCGGTAATCATCGGTTTCTTCTTTAGCTTTGTCGCAGGACTTCTCAGCATGTTTCTTCTACCGATCTTAGGTCTAAAAGTAATTGTGCCAGGACTTGTGCCTCACTTCTTTACCGGAGCAGCAGCAGGAGTATTCGGTAACGCGACTGGCGGTCGTAAAGGAGCGGTATTTGGCTCGATGGCAAACGGCGTGATCATTAGCTTCTTGCCAGCGCTACTTCTTCCGGTTCTTGGTTCATTAGGCTTTCAAGGTACGACATTCGGAGATTCAGATTTCGGTGTAGTTGGACTTCTTCTCGGAGGCTTGATTGAACTTTTATCTTCCAACGTTCTATTCCTTATCATCGTTGCTGCCCTACTCATTGCTGTATTTGTAGGAGCTACCTTGATCAAACGTTCGTTAGCGAAAAATAATTTAGAAGAAAAGCATGATGCTATTTAG
- a CDS encoding GNAT family protein — MSEFNLQKESARLVIRPLKMEDYQNWLREFNARHPSQHPYDPGKLDMSECTEEWFRDLVNKHQELAINDTAHVFGVFHIEDGTHIGMVDFSTLARMNFQWARIGYTIHNQYWRKGYGKEAVSAALQIAFHDLGFHRIEAHINLDNSPSTKLAQSVGMVYEGVRKGFIYEDEKWTDQLVYVVTAENDSE, encoded by the coding sequence TTGAGTGAGTTTAATCTGCAAAAAGAATCAGCAAGATTAGTGATCAGACCATTAAAAATGGAAGACTATCAAAACTGGTTACGGGAATTTAATGCAAGGCATCCTTCGCAACACCCTTATGATCCTGGGAAGTTGGATATGAGCGAGTGTACAGAAGAGTGGTTTAGAGACTTAGTGAATAAGCACCAAGAATTAGCCATAAATGATACAGCCCACGTGTTTGGTGTTTTTCATATAGAAGATGGCACCCATATTGGAATGGTTGATTTTTCAACGTTAGCAAGAATGAATTTTCAATGGGCACGGATCGGCTATACGATCCATAATCAGTATTGGCGAAAAGGATATGGCAAAGAAGCGGTGAGCGCAGCGCTTCAGATTGCTTTTCATGATCTTGGTTTTCATCGCATCGAAGCCCATATTAACCTGGATAACAGTCCATCGACTAAGCTAGCCCAAAGTGTGGGCATGGTGTATGAGGGTGTGAGGAAAGGATTCATTTATGAGGATGAGAAGTGGACGGATCAATTGGTTTATGTGGTGACTGCTGAAAATGATAGTGAATAA
- a CDS encoding alpha/beta hydrolase — MTKRIYFLHGFMGTGDLHFEHQKAFFERDMEVIALSLPGHGHSTIPAFENYFESALEWVIEEVTNKGPGYVVGLSLGASLAIHLAIKRPELIKGAVLTGYSPSIPDDLKSIMEEQYTYFNNIQENDEETAASFKQLHGDKWFDTLQKVNKIMTFHYPSVSEKEIAELEVPIMVLNGGNELYEVESVQFLKRSNDKINVGLIPDAGHTANMDQPNLYNSMVQQFINK, encoded by the coding sequence TTGACGAAAAGAATTTATTTTCTTCACGGGTTTATGGGGACAGGGGATTTACACTTTGAGCATCAGAAAGCTTTTTTTGAACGTGATATGGAGGTCATCGCGTTGTCCTTACCAGGTCATGGTCATTCAACTATACCTGCATTTGAAAACTATTTTGAAAGTGCTTTAGAGTGGGTAATAGAGGAAGTAACCAACAAAGGACCAGGGTATGTTGTTGGATTATCTTTAGGTGCTTCATTAGCCATCCATCTAGCCATAAAACGGCCGGAACTTATAAAGGGCGCAGTTTTAACAGGCTATTCCCCGTCTATACCGGACGATTTAAAGAGCATCATGGAAGAGCAATATACATATTTCAATAACATTCAAGAAAACGATGAAGAGACAGCCGCTTCTTTTAAGCAACTTCACGGCGATAAATGGTTCGATACGTTACAGAAAGTAAATAAAATAATGACTTTTCATTATCCGAGCGTTTCAGAAAAAGAGATTGCTGAACTTGAAGTACCGATTATGGTTCTTAACGGAGGAAATGAGCTTTATGAAGTAGAATCTGTTCAATTTTTGAAAAGAAGCAATGATAAAATAAACGTTGGGCTAATTCCTGATGCTGGTCATACGGCCAATATGGATCAACCTAATCTATATAACAGCATGGTTCAACAGTTTATTAACAAATGA
- a CDS encoding aldehyde dehydrogenase family protein, producing the protein MRNQLKHYINGEWIESTGSETHEVINPATEEVIGKVSLGTKEDLDKAVKAARAAFPSFSQTSREERVKMLEDIAEEYANRKEEIIDVITQELGSPRSISEKVHYNMGYQHFSEAAKALKEYSFSEDRGDHTIFKEPVGVSGLITPWNFPTNQSSTKIASAFAAGSTVVLKPAEITPFAAIILTEIFDKVGVPKGVFNLVNGTGETIGDGISSHPDIDFVSFTGSAGVGEKVMKNAAETIKTVALELGGKSPFVMLEDADITEAAKAAVSHIATNSGQVCSAGTRMIIPASRKEEFEEAVKNVLPEFPVGDPNGNNYVGPLVSEKQWDTVQSYIQKGIDEGATLIAGGTGKPEGLEKGYYAKPTIFTDVKNDMVIAQEEIFGPVMSIITYETIDEAIEIANDVVYGLAGYVFGEDKETLRKVATSIRAGRIKVNNADMDFSAPFGGYKQSGIGREWGDFGIEEYLETKAVLGFPS; encoded by the coding sequence ATGCGTAACCAATTAAAACATTACATCAATGGCGAATGGATTGAATCAACAGGTTCAGAAACACATGAAGTAATCAATCCAGCGACAGAAGAAGTGATCGGTAAAGTTAGTCTTGGAACAAAGGAAGATTTAGATAAAGCGGTGAAAGCAGCACGTGCGGCATTCCCTTCTTTCTCACAAACAAGCCGAGAAGAACGTGTGAAAATGCTTGAAGACATTGCGGAGGAATATGCCAACCGTAAAGAAGAAATCATTGACGTGATTACACAAGAACTCGGTTCTCCACGTTCAATTTCAGAGAAAGTTCATTACAACATGGGCTACCAGCATTTCTCCGAAGCAGCAAAAGCATTGAAAGAGTATTCTTTCTCAGAAGATCGTGGCGATCATACAATCTTTAAAGAACCTGTTGGCGTCAGTGGCCTTATCACGCCATGGAACTTCCCAACAAACCAATCGTCAACGAAAATTGCGAGCGCATTTGCAGCAGGAAGCACAGTTGTCTTAAAGCCTGCTGAAATTACACCATTTGCGGCGATTATCTTAACAGAAATCTTTGATAAAGTAGGCGTTCCAAAAGGTGTGTTTAACCTTGTGAACGGAACAGGCGAGACGATTGGTGACGGCATTAGCTCACACCCTGATATTGACTTTGTATCCTTCACTGGTTCAGCAGGTGTTGGTGAAAAAGTAATGAAGAACGCTGCAGAAACGATCAAGACAGTAGCACTTGAACTTGGAGGCAAATCTCCATTTGTCATGCTAGAAGATGCAGATATTACTGAAGCGGCTAAAGCTGCGGTAAGCCATATTGCAACAAACTCCGGTCAGGTTTGCTCGGCAGGGACTCGAATGATCATTCCAGCTTCTCGAAAAGAAGAATTTGAAGAAGCTGTGAAAAACGTACTTCCGGAATTCCCAGTAGGTGATCCGAATGGAAACAACTATGTAGGACCACTTGTTTCTGAAAAGCAGTGGGATACTGTGCAGTCATACATTCAAAAGGGAATTGACGAAGGTGCGACACTCATTGCAGGTGGAACTGGTAAACCAGAAGGTCTGGAAAAAGGCTACTATGCAAAACCGACCATCTTTACAGATGTGAAAAATGACATGGTGATTGCTCAAGAAGAGATCTTTGGCCCCGTTATGTCAATCATCACATATGAGACAATTGATGAAGCGATCGAAATTGCAAACGACGTTGTTTACGGTCTTGCTGGTTATGTCTTTGGTGAAGATAAAGAAACACTTCGCAAAGTGGCAACAAGCATCCGTGCCGGTCGTATTAAAGTGAACAATGCTGATATGGACTTCTCAGCACCATTCGGTGGATACAAGCAATCTGGTATTGGCCGTGAGTGGGGAGACTTCGGAATTGAAGAGTACCTTGAAACAAAAGCAGTACTAGGATTCCCGTCTTAA
- a CDS encoding 3-ketoacyl-ACP reductase, whose product MGQTIKGKIAYITGASSGIGRATALQLASEGVHVGLIARTESKLNEVAKEAESYGVKAIVAPANIAEIEEVNKAIDHLKNELGSADILINNAGMGRYGSFLEIEPDDWKETFEVNVYGTYHVTRAVLPQMIEKDSGDIITISSSSGLKGTAGSTSYSASKFAIQGMTEALMQEVRRNNIRVFTLNPSLVATELVFGDKLDEQDKNKYMQPEDLAEYMVGQLKLHPRIFIKQSLQWATNPF is encoded by the coding sequence ATGGGACAAACAATTAAAGGAAAAATTGCGTATATTACAGGCGCAAGTAGCGGTATCGGACGCGCGACAGCTCTTCAGCTTGCGAGTGAAGGGGTTCATGTTGGCTTGATCGCTAGAACCGAAAGCAAGCTAAACGAAGTCGCTAAGGAAGCAGAATCTTACGGAGTTAAAGCGATCGTTGCCCCTGCTAACATTGCAGAGATTGAGGAAGTCAATAAAGCCATCGATCACTTGAAAAACGAACTCGGCTCGGCAGATATTCTGATCAATAATGCTGGAATGGGACGTTACGGATCGTTCTTAGAGATTGAACCCGATGACTGGAAGGAAACATTCGAAGTAAATGTTTATGGAACGTATCATGTAACACGGGCTGTTCTTCCACAAATGATCGAAAAAGACAGCGGTGATATTATCACAATCTCTTCAAGTAGTGGTTTAAAAGGAACTGCTGGATCTACGTCATATAGCGCTTCTAAATTCGCCATTCAAGGGATGACCGAAGCGCTCATGCAGGAAGTTCGTCGAAATAACATTCGTGTATTTACTCTTAATCCAAGCCTTGTTGCGACTGAACTTGTCTTTGGTGACAAGCTTGATGAGCAAGATAAAAACAAATACATGCAGCCTGAGGACCTTGCCGAATATATGGTAGGTCAATTGAAGTTGCACCCACGGATTTTCATAAAGCAGTCATTGCAGTGGGCGACGAATCCGTTTTAA